A single window of Cytobacillus dafuensis DNA harbors:
- a CDS encoding response regulator — protein MQKQLKVLICDDSALIRKKLKNILELCKCKEIEEAENGEEAVQKASSFLPDLIFMDIVMPGKDGIEALEEIKKEQPNIKVVMASSAGTQSHLKKALDKGAYDFIQKPITLEAVTSIIEKIIKGEKEDPTHV, from the coding sequence ATGCAAAAGCAATTGAAAGTATTAATTTGTGATGATTCTGCATTAATAAGGAAAAAACTAAAAAATATATTAGAATTGTGTAAGTGTAAGGAAATAGAAGAAGCTGAAAATGGAGAAGAGGCTGTTCAAAAGGCTAGTTCTTTTCTACCTGATTTGATTTTTATGGACATTGTCATGCCAGGGAAAGATGGTATCGAGGCTTTAGAAGAAATAAAGAAAGAACAACCAAATATTAAAGTAGTCATGGCTTCCTCAGCTGGGACACAGTCTCATTTGAAAAAAGCGCTTGATAAAGGTGCATACGATTTTATCCAAAAGCCAATCACGCTTGAAGCTGTTACTTCAATTATTGAAAAAATTATAAAAGGAGAAAAGGAGGATCCTACCCATGTTTAG
- a CDS encoding NCS2 family permease has product MDKFFQFQERGTSYKQETIAGVTTFLSMSYILIVNPIILSQAGMDKGAVFTATALSAIIGSLLIGLLANYPIGIAPSMGLNSFFTFSVCIGMGIPWQTALTGVFISGILFVILSLLKIREKIINVIPKDLKHAIGAGIGFFIAFIGLKNAGLIVGNEGTFVSIGNLKSSGTMLAIFCFILTVVLIVRGVKGAIFLGMAISAVIGMFAGIIDKPEKIIGAIPSLEPTFGEVFLHLDQIFTPSMIAVIFTFLFVAFFDTAGALIAIASQAGLMKNNEIPNAGKALIADSSATVIGAILGTSTTASMIESTAGIAAGGRTGFTSVIISGCFIIALFFSPLLSVVTAEVTAPALIIVGALMAMEVKNIEWGKVEIAIPVFATILMMPLTFSVATGIAFGFVLYPITMLALGKAKAIHPIMYGLCIAFIGYFIYLS; this is encoded by the coding sequence ATGGATAAGTTTTTTCAGTTCCAAGAAAGAGGTACGTCTTATAAACAGGAAACAATAGCAGGAGTAACGACCTTTTTATCAATGTCTTATATATTAATCGTGAATCCTATCATTTTAAGCCAAGCAGGGATGGATAAGGGTGCGGTGTTTACGGCAACAGCTCTATCAGCCATTATTGGCTCTTTATTAATTGGTCTCCTTGCAAATTACCCTATAGGAATAGCGCCAAGTATGGGGTTGAATTCCTTTTTTACCTTTTCAGTTTGTATAGGCATGGGTATTCCGTGGCAAACTGCACTAACTGGAGTTTTTATATCAGGGATTTTATTTGTTATTTTAAGTCTTCTAAAAATCCGTGAAAAAATAATCAATGTAATTCCTAAAGATTTAAAGCATGCAATAGGAGCAGGAATCGGTTTTTTTATCGCCTTTATTGGTTTAAAGAATGCTGGTCTTATTGTTGGGAATGAAGGCACATTTGTTTCAATCGGAAATTTAAAATCGTCTGGAACGATGTTAGCGATCTTTTGTTTTATACTAACTGTTGTCTTGATTGTAAGGGGAGTTAAAGGAGCTATTTTCTTAGGTATGGCGATTTCTGCAGTCATCGGTATGTTTGCAGGGATTATTGATAAACCAGAAAAAATAATTGGTGCCATTCCAAGTCTTGAGCCAACATTTGGAGAAGTTTTTTTACATCTTGATCAAATCTTTACCCCAAGTATGATAGCCGTTATTTTTACTTTTTTGTTTGTCGCTTTTTTTGATACAGCAGGTGCACTGATTGCTATTGCCAGCCAGGCTGGACTAATGAAAAATAATGAAATACCGAATGCTGGAAAAGCACTTATTGCTGATTCAAGTGCAACGGTGATCGGAGCTATTTTAGGAACATCCACTACTGCCTCAATGATTGAATCCACAGCAGGAATAGCTGCAGGTGGAAGAACTGGTTTCACATCTGTAATAATTTCGGGTTGTTTTATTATTGCGTTATTCTTCTCTCCGTTATTAAGTGTCGTTACAGCAGAGGTTACTGCGCCAGCACTTATCATTGTAGGTGCATTGATGGCAATGGAGGTAAAGAATATCGAGTGGGGAAAAGTTGAGATTGCCATTCCAGTTTTTGCAACGATTCTAATGATGCCATTGACATTTAGTGTAGCAACTGGAATCGCCTTTGGGTTCGTACTTTATCCAATTACCATGCTTGCATTAGGTAAAGCAAAAGCAATTCACCCTATCATGTACGGGTTATGTATTGCATTTATAGGATATTTTATTTATCTATCATAG
- a CDS encoding response regulator transcription factor produces the protein MKILVVEDNESVCSMLEMFFMKEGYKGVFVHNGQEGFERFNKEKWDLIIVDWMLPIMDGVTLCRKIRELSQVPIIMLTAKDSDSDQVLGLEMGADDYVTKPFSPLALMARIKAVTRRYQTEVSEKDEGNVITSQYFRISKDSREVYYNGHLLSNLTPKEFDMLYYFVKNPKQVFSREQLLDRVWGYQFYGDERTVDVHIKRLRKKIGTPQQPFIQTVWGIGYKFDETVAGNED, from the coding sequence ATGAAAATACTTGTAGTTGAAGATAATGAAAGTGTATGTTCCATGCTAGAAATGTTTTTTATGAAAGAAGGTTATAAAGGAGTATTTGTTCATAATGGTCAAGAGGGCTTCGAGCGATTTAATAAGGAGAAATGGGATTTAATTATTGTTGACTGGATGCTTCCAATTATGGATGGAGTGACACTTTGCAGAAAAATAAGAGAGCTCAGTCAAGTGCCGATTATTATGTTAACTGCAAAGGACAGTGATTCTGATCAGGTACTAGGTCTTGAAATGGGAGCAGATGATTATGTTACTAAACCATTCAGCCCACTCGCTCTTATGGCAAGAATAAAAGCAGTGACTAGACGTTATCAAACGGAAGTCTCAGAGAAGGATGAGGGAAATGTTATTACAAGCCAATATTTTAGAATTAGTAAGGATTCGCGAGAGGTTTATTATAACGGCCACCTTCTTTCAAATCTAACCCCTAAGGAATTTGATATGCTCTATTACTTTGTGAAAAATCCAAAGCAGGTTTTTTCAAGGGAGCAGCTATTAGATCGTGTTTGGGGCTATCAATTTTATGGGGATGAGCGCACTGTGGATGTCCATATCAAACGCTTAAGAAAAAAGATTGGAACGCCTCAGCAGCCATTTATCCAAACAGTATGGGGAATCGGCTATAAATTTGATGAAACGGTGGCTGGTAATGAAGATTAA
- a CDS encoding sensor histidine kinase — protein MKIKFFYQLLISHISILILAFIILTLSFSQFVESYIFQNKVEELEAYGDQILEELTVRMEGDEQFLAEYSQLLDTRHIKYLLFNNEGKVVYPKLQSSPLIQLTESEWKEISKGNKVSVKHDIKRFGQEVSLVAIPLMQGDKLTGGILLLSPITGTMKMISQLNKFLLYTIVISLSASILISLVFSKSLIKRIKDIRNATSMISAGNYDVHVPDTSVDEIGQLAKDFNEMVEKLKGSNEEIERLENRRRKFIADVSHEMRTPLTTISGVAEGIKNQLIPEEDIGRGMDLIDREAKRLIRLVNENLDYEKIRSNQLKLNKVEINLAEVLEIVEDQLIMQAMEKNNQITVSCDDHIMVFADYDRLIQILINIVKNSNQFTENGQIILKGKEDEEKTIIEIEDNGIGIDPEEIESIWHRFYKADVSRTGQSFGEFGIGLSIVKQLVHLHNGNIEVSSIKGEGTKFTIRIPMK, from the coding sequence ATGAAGATTAAATTTTTCTACCAGCTCCTAATAAGTCATATTAGTATTCTCATTCTAGCCTTTATCATTTTAACTCTGTCATTTTCACAATTTGTAGAAAGTTATATTTTTCAAAACAAGGTGGAGGAACTAGAAGCGTACGGGGATCAAATATTAGAAGAATTGACTGTTCGCATGGAGGGGGACGAGCAATTCCTAGCTGAGTATAGTCAGCTGTTAGATACTAGACATATTAAATATCTCCTTTTTAATAATGAGGGAAAAGTTGTTTACCCAAAATTACAAAGCTCGCCATTAATACAGTTAACCGAGAGTGAGTGGAAAGAAATATCAAAAGGAAATAAAGTGTCGGTAAAGCATGATATTAAAAGGTTTGGTCAAGAAGTGTCTCTTGTAGCTATACCGCTTATGCAAGGGGATAAGTTGACAGGGGGAATCCTATTGCTGTCACCTATTACAGGGACAATGAAAATGATCAGCCAATTAAATAAGTTCTTATTGTACACGATTGTTATCTCATTATCGGCATCGATTTTGATAAGTCTTGTATTTTCCAAAAGTTTAATCAAACGAATTAAGGATATTCGTAATGCCACTTCGATGATATCAGCAGGAAATTATGATGTTCATGTTCCAGATACTTCCGTGGATGAAATTGGACAGCTTGCTAAAGATTTTAATGAAATGGTGGAAAAATTAAAGGGATCCAATGAGGAAATTGAGCGGCTGGAAAATAGACGGAGGAAATTTATTGCGGATGTGTCTCACGAAATGCGTACGCCACTAACAACAATTAGCGGTGTTGCAGAAGGGATTAAAAATCAATTAATTCCAGAAGAGGATATCGGGAGAGGAATGGATTTAATTGATCGTGAAGCAAAAAGATTAATTCGCCTTGTGAATGAAAATTTAGATTATGAAAAGATTCGTTCCAATCAACTTAAGCTAAATAAAGTGGAAATAAACTTAGCTGAAGTGCTCGAGATTGTGGAAGATCAATTAATCATGCAGGCGATGGAGAAAAATAATCAAATAACTGTTTCATGTGATGATCACATTATGGTATTTGCTGATTACGATCGACTTATCCAAATTTTAATTAATATTGTTAAGAACAGTAATCAATTCACAGAAAATGGACAAATTATCCTGAAAGGGAAAGAGGATGAGGAGAAAACCATCATAGAAATTGAGGATAATGGAATAGGGATTGATCCAGAAGAAATTGAGTCTATCTGGCATCGTTTTTATAAAGCCGATGTCTCAAGAACTGGACAATCGTTTGGTGAATTTGGAATTGGATTATCCATTGTAAAGCAGCTTGTCCATCTGCATAATGGAAATATAGAAGTTAGTAGTATAAAAGGGGAAGGCACGAAATTTACAATTCGCATTCCTATGAAGTAA
- a CDS encoding hemolysin family protein has product MDILNLVIIAILIALTAFFVTSEFAIVKIRSSRIDQLVEEGNKSAIQVKKVISNLDEYLSACQLGITITALGIGWLGEETIAHILHTFFGELNIPSSASHILSIGLAFVLITFLHVVVGELAPKTLAIQKAEFVALMTARPLILFYKLMYPFIKALNGSARFITGLFGLKPANEHELAHSEEELRIILSESYQSGEINQSEFKYVNKIFDFDDRIAKEIMVPRTEIVSFSKDDILEEFLQTVYEEKFTRYPIIDGDKDHIIGMVNIKEVMTDLIKNRQVTSNKLEDYTRPIIRVIDTIPIHDLLLKMQKERIHMAILMDEYGGTSGLVTVEDILEEIVGEIRDEFDMDEVPEVRKISEDHYIIDSKVLVSEVSDLLGIDINDEDVDTIGGWILTENYEAKQGDVIPLDSFAFKIVDMEDHHIKYIEVTKQNNDEKSPPLPLTESQVV; this is encoded by the coding sequence TTGGACATATTAAACTTGGTTATTATTGCCATTTTAATTGCTTTGACGGCATTTTTTGTTACTTCAGAATTTGCCATTGTTAAAATTAGAAGTTCAAGGATTGATCAGTTAGTTGAAGAAGGAAATAAAAGTGCAATACAAGTAAAGAAAGTGATTAGCAATCTCGACGAATATTTATCAGCCTGTCAGCTGGGAATTACGATTACTGCGTTAGGGATTGGGTGGCTTGGAGAAGAAACGATTGCTCATATTCTCCATACATTTTTTGGCGAACTAAATATTCCAAGTTCCGCTTCACATATCCTTTCTATCGGCCTTGCCTTTGTATTGATTACCTTCTTACATGTGGTTGTAGGAGAGCTAGCACCTAAGACGCTTGCCATTCAGAAAGCTGAATTCGTTGCATTAATGACAGCAAGGCCATTAATTTTGTTTTATAAACTAATGTATCCATTCATCAAGGCGTTGAATGGCTCAGCACGTTTTATTACTGGATTATTTGGCTTAAAGCCTGCAAACGAACACGAACTAGCTCACTCAGAGGAAGAACTTCGCATTATTTTATCTGAAAGCTATCAAAGTGGCGAAATCAACCAATCAGAGTTTAAGTATGTAAATAAAATCTTTGATTTTGATGACCGAATTGCGAAAGAAATAATGGTTCCACGAACAGAAATCGTTTCTTTCTCGAAGGATGATATATTAGAAGAGTTTTTACAAACTGTTTATGAAGAAAAGTTCACTCGCTATCCTATTATTGACGGCGATAAGGACCATATTATCGGAATGGTTAATATTAAGGAAGTGATGACTGACTTAATAAAGAATAGGCAAGTCACTTCGAATAAGCTCGAAGATTATACACGCCCAATAATACGCGTAATTGATACAATACCAATTCATGATCTTCTTCTTAAAATGCAAAAAGAAAGAATTCATATGGCCATCCTAATGGATGAGTATGGAGGTACTTCTGGACTTGTGACAGTTGAAGATATTCTTGAAGAAATTGTAGGGGAAATTCGTGATGAGTTCGACATGGATGAGGTCCCTGAAGTTCGGAAAATAAGTGAAGACCATTATATAATCGATTCCAAAGTGCTTGTAAGTGAAGTAAGTGACTTACTTGGTATTGATATCAATGATGAAGATGTAGATACAATTGGTGGATGGATTTTAACGGAGAATTATGAAGCTAAGCAAGGAGATGTAATTCCTTTAGATTCTTTCGCTTTCAAGATTGTGGATATGGAAGACCATCATATTAAATATATTGAGGTAACAAAGCAAAATAATGATGAGAAGTCACCACCACTTCCGTTAACAGAATCACAAGTTGTTTAA
- a CDS encoding MerR family transcriptional regulator — translation MGELANIANLSKRTIDYYTNIGLIQAHRTKSNYRMYSEEVLIDLRFIEECKNMHIPLDEIKRKLELKSNTIMHTRDVERQIAAVTQQIKQLHNEITVLLPLINCLDEEQIGDLSKKLNTEGTTLIKSLVSLTS, via the coding sequence ATTGGCGAATTAGCGAATATTGCAAACCTTTCGAAACGAACCATTGATTATTATACAAATATAGGGCTAATTCAAGCCCATCGTACAAAATCAAACTATCGTATGTATTCCGAGGAAGTCCTTATAGATCTTAGATTTATAGAGGAATGCAAGAATATGCATATTCCGCTAGATGAGATTAAGAGAAAGCTAGAATTAAAATCAAATACCATTATGCATACAAGGGATGTAGAGAGGCAAATTGCTGCAGTAACCCAGCAAATTAAGCAGCTTCATAACGAGATAACTGTATTGCTTCCATTAATTAATTGCTTGGATGAAGAGCAAATAGGTGACCTCTCTAAAAAGCTTAATACAGAAGGAACAACATTAATTAAGTCCCTTGTAAGCTTAACGAGTTAA
- a CDS encoding hemolysin family protein → MMLLNLFLLFILIALTAFFVASEFAMVKIRSSRIDQLIAEGNMKANAAKKVISNLDEYLSACQLGITITALGLGWLGEPTIERLLRPVFEKIDLQPSITQILSFMIAFSVVTFLHVVIGELAPKTFAIQKAEAITLSFAKPLIWFYKIMFPFIWALNSSARFVTGLFGLKPVSEHEIAHSEEELRIILSESLKSGQINQSEYKYVNNIFEFDNRIAKEIMVPRTEIISLDENATLSEVLEVIMNERYTRYPVTGGDKDTILGLINVKEILTDCIRKKCQEEKPIIQYIKPVIKVIETIPIHDLLLMMQKNRSHMAILFDEYGGTAGLVTAEDILEEIVGEIRDEFDTDELPFVQKIDKDHYILDAKLLISETNDLLGTNLDEVEVDTIGGWILTQKFDLEKGDAIEHEGFQFIIKEIEGHHILYVEVKKAEADSPMDLKY, encoded by the coding sequence ATGATGTTACTCAATCTTTTTCTTCTTTTCATTTTAATTGCTTTAACTGCCTTTTTTGTTGCATCTGAATTTGCAATGGTGAAAATACGGTCATCACGTATTGATCAATTAATTGCTGAGGGTAACATGAAAGCCAATGCAGCTAAAAAAGTGATTTCCAATCTTGATGAATATTTATCAGCTTGCCAGCTCGGAATCACGATCACTGCTTTAGGTCTAGGCTGGCTTGGTGAACCAACGATCGAAAGGCTTTTAAGACCTGTTTTTGAAAAGATTGATTTACAGCCTTCGATTACCCAGATTCTCTCATTTATGATTGCATTTTCTGTTGTAACATTTTTACATGTTGTCATTGGCGAGTTAGCCCCAAAAACATTTGCCATTCAGAAAGCAGAAGCCATTACTTTAAGCTTCGCAAAGCCATTAATTTGGTTTTATAAAATTATGTTTCCATTTATATGGGCATTAAACAGTTCAGCTAGATTTGTAACCGGCTTATTTGGATTAAAGCCAGTATCTGAACATGAAATAGCTCACTCTGAAGAAGAATTAAGAATTATCCTTTCAGAAAGCTTGAAAAGTGGCCAAATTAATCAATCTGAGTATAAATACGTAAACAATATTTTTGAATTTGATAATCGTATTGCTAAGGAGATCATGGTACCGCGAACAGAAATTATCAGTTTAGATGAGAATGCCACTCTGTCTGAAGTTCTAGAGGTTATCATGAATGAAAGATATACAAGATATCCTGTTACTGGCGGGGATAAAGATACGATACTTGGCCTAATCAATGTTAAAGAAATCCTTACAGACTGTATACGAAAAAAATGCCAAGAAGAAAAGCCAATCATTCAATATATAAAACCGGTAATAAAGGTAATTGAAACAATCCCTATTCACGACCTACTTCTAATGATGCAAAAAAATCGCTCTCATATGGCGATATTATTTGATGAGTATGGAGGTACTGCTGGACTAGTAACTGCAGAGGATATCCTAGAGGAAATAGTAGGAGAAATTCGTGATGAGTTCGATACGGATGAACTTCCATTCGTGCAAAAGATTGACAAAGACCACTATATTTTAGACGCTAAGCTCCTTATTTCAGAAACCAATGATTTACTTGGAACGAATTTGGATGAAGTTGAGGTAGATACAATTGGGGGATGGATTCTTACCCAAAAATTTGATCTGGAGAAGGGGGATGCCATTGAACATGAAGGGTTTCAATTCATAATTAAGGAAATAGAAGGTCATCATATTTTATATGTTGAAGTAAAAAAAGCAGAAGCAGATTCACCAATGGATCTTAAATACTAA
- a CDS encoding GNAT family N-acetyltransferase, producing the protein MFVLKVDEDIELQLFQLHHSEELYHLVNSNRNHLRQWLPWVDNMTSPIQYHSIIPMWLKSLAENNGYNAGIRYNGELVGCAGFHQIDWNNRQTSIGYYLAKGFEGKGIMTKTVQALVNYAFLDLNLNRIEIRCGVGNKKSRAIPERLGFVQEGIIRDGENLYNHFHDLVVYGMLARDWKS; encoded by the coding sequence GTGTTTGTATTAAAAGTTGATGAAGATATTGAATTGCAGTTATTTCAACTCCATCATTCTGAAGAGCTTTATCATCTTGTCAATTCTAATCGAAACCATTTAAGACAGTGGCTTCCATGGGTTGATAACATGACATCTCCCATACAATATCATTCGATTATCCCTATGTGGCTAAAATCACTCGCTGAAAATAACGGTTATAATGCCGGAATTCGTTATAATGGCGAGCTTGTTGGCTGTGCTGGTTTTCATCAAATTGATTGGAATAACAGACAAACAAGTATTGGCTACTATCTTGCTAAAGGATTTGAAGGCAAAGGCATTATGACGAAAACCGTACAAGCTCTTGTCAATTATGCCTTTTTAGATTTAAATCTAAATAGGATTGAAATCCGCTGTGGTGTTGGGAATAAAAAGAGCAGAGCAATCCCAGAAAGATTAGGTTTTGTACAGGAAGGAATTATTCGTGACGGTGAAAACCTGTATAATCATTTTCACGATCTTGTCGTATACGGAATGCTTGCCCGTGATTGGAAAAGCTAA
- a CDS encoding histidine kinase N-terminal domain-containing protein: MLTQTNSIVVELFQSEKEKMLTDWEQKILVSSNDPFKDRMKENGEVLFYLLTQCFTKKRDDLKKIIRSFSISIADQRVKAGMNIGDFVYNVNLARSIFQESLNQMNLDWQEIQEYTQNIQFCFDQFLYFSVSYYSDVKNQIIEEKTKFIDTSHKDRLTLLGQMTSSFIHEFRNPLTSVQGFIQLLKAENQNMKYLDIISIELDQLNFRISQFLLLSKKELIGKEKVFFSFNEMIEEVLVFLYPSILDGKVKIVKHLDEEIHLWGYADEIRQVLINIIFNAIDVLHMDTTDPLIKITSHSLDNSYIKLEIANNGPKIPQHLVQSIFEPFVTTKSLGTGLGLFVCKEIIEKHKGNLECETHEELTVFSITLPIAESNTNQSDPINV, from the coding sequence ATGTTAACACAGACAAATAGTATTGTAGTTGAGCTTTTTCAAAGTGAGAAGGAAAAAATGCTGACTGACTGGGAACAGAAAATATTAGTTTCGTCTAATGATCCTTTTAAAGATAGAATGAAGGAAAATGGTGAAGTGTTATTTTACCTTCTTACTCAATGCTTTACAAAAAAAAGGGATGATTTAAAAAAGATCATTCGTTCTTTTTCAATTTCAATTGCGGATCAACGTGTAAAAGCCGGAATGAATATTGGAGATTTTGTATACAATGTAAATCTTGCCCGCTCCATCTTCCAAGAAAGTCTAAATCAAATGAATCTTGATTGGCAGGAAATTCAGGAGTATACGCAAAATATCCAATTTTGCTTTGATCAGTTTTTATATTTTTCTGTATCCTATTACAGTGATGTAAAAAATCAGATTATTGAGGAAAAGACTAAGTTTATCGATACGAGCCATAAAGATCGACTTACGTTGTTAGGGCAGATGACCTCTAGTTTCATCCACGAGTTTCGTAACCCACTTACCTCTGTACAAGGCTTCATTCAATTGCTAAAGGCTGAAAATCAAAACATGAAGTATTTAGATATCATTTCAATTGAATTAGACCAATTGAATTTTCGTATTTCACAGTTCCTCTTACTATCTAAGAAAGAATTGATTGGCAAAGAGAAAGTTTTCTTTTCATTTAATGAAATGATTGAGGAAGTATTAGTTTTCCTATATCCAAGTATTTTAGATGGCAAAGTTAAAATTGTTAAACATCTCGATGAGGAAATCCATCTATGGGGTTATGCAGATGAAATCAGACAGGTTCTAATCAATATTATTTTTAATGCAATTGACGTATTGCATATGGATACAACAGACCCTCTGATCAAAATTACTAGTCATTCCTTAGATAATTCCTATATAAAGCTTGAGATCGCTAATAATGGACCTAAAATTCCACAGCATCTTGTCCAGTCAATCTTCGAACCATTTGTTACGACAAAATCACTGGGGACGGGCCTTGGGCTATTTGTCTGTAAAGAAATAATTGAGAAGCACAAAGGCAATCTTGAATGTGAAACACATGAAGAGTTAACCGTTTTCAGTATTACCCTTCCTATTGCCGAATCGAATACTAATCAGTCGGACCCAATAAATGTTTAA
- a CDS encoding FeoA family protein: MLGKLKKGEKGRILHISSIDHLVRRRLLDLGITEGSEVCLKCVMPFGGPIMVESCGQCIGIRRKEAIQIEVERL, from the coding sequence TTGCTTGGAAAATTAAAAAAAGGTGAAAAAGGTAGAATTCTTCATATATCTAGTATTGATCATTTAGTACGCCGCCGTTTGTTAGACCTTGGAATAACAGAGGGTTCAGAAGTATGTTTGAAATGTGTCATGCCTTTTGGAGGCCCGATCATGGTTGAATCTTGTGGACAATGTATTGGCATTCGCAGAAAAGAAGCAATCCAAATTGAAGTGGAGAGATTATAA